In Aedes albopictus strain Foshan chromosome 3, AalbF5, whole genome shotgun sequence, the following are encoded in one genomic region:
- the LOC134291497 gene encoding uncharacterized protein LOC134291497 yields MEPEPGKYGMEPEPGKYVRIMHASDEEDNTEIEQLPSESDSYSEHDSEPEEAVDPQMLEETTVSPPLPPPPSSTDRIAVVEKAIVDLAQLLLEKPWEKKEATKPPTEESAATWGGLDGSSTPAEPASAIRLDNIPSFPKEIPAGGMWEAFDHFIEKFEIAITLNSITDPTRQAKLLYLAIGDDLQTIVRAAGLRPSLDVPDCYRKMVNNISEYFHGMTDTAAEHEAFTKMKQESGESTMAFHARLMAKVQLCRYSPADQVRFVRTQLFNGMIDQELANQGRTFGYDAAYIVQAAARKEAFGKGTTSLPEGAIQAVGRTETPHHGNQRSYPSNFRARNFDGNNNQLTHADNQQRAAPFRRQGNQQPRRYGNGQTPLKGLSVWANVEDVHDVIDQPIEDKRARH; encoded by the coding sequence ATGGAACCGGAGCCCGGCAAGTACGGAATGGAACCGGAACCCGGCAAATACGTGCGAATCATGCACGCAAGCGACGAGGAGGACAACACTGAAATTGAACAGCTCCCGAGCGAAAGCGATAGCTACTCAGAGCACGACTCGGAACCTGAAGAAGCGGTTGATCCACAAATGCTTGAGGAAACGACTGTCTCTCCGCCCTTGCCACCGCCACCCAGTAGTACGGACAGGATAGCAGTGGTGGAGAAAGCCATTGTCGACTTGGCTCAACTGCTCCTGGAAAAGCCTTGGGAGAAAAAAGAAGCCACAAAACCGCCGACCGAAGAATCAGCCGCAACATGGGGAGGACTTGACGGCAGCTCTACGCCAGCGGAACCAGCGTCCGCGATTCGGCTGGACAATATCCCttcattcccgaaggaaatccctgCGGGTGGAATGTGGGAAGCATTCGACCACTTTATTGAAAAGTTCGAGATTGCCATTACATTAAACAGTATTACTGATCCAACACGCCAAGCCAAACTCCTGTACCTTGCCATCGGAGATGATTTACAGACGATAGTGCGCGCCGCAGGACTCCGGCCGAGCCTTGACGTACCGGACTGTTATCGGAAGATGGTCAACAACATTTCGGAATATTTCCACGGCATGACGGATACGGCCGCGGAGCACGAAGCTTTCACCAAGATGAAGCAGGAGAGCGGTGAATCAACCATGGCCTTTCATGCGCGTTTGATGGCGAAAGTTCAATTGTGCCGGTACAGCCCTGCGGATCAAGTTCGTTTCGTACGAACCCAGTTATTCAACGGCATGATTGATCAAGAACTGGCCAACCAAGGGAGAACATTTGGATACGACGCAGCGTATATCGTTCAGGCGGCAGCAAGGAAAGAGGCTTTTGGAAAAGGAACTACCAGCCTACCGGAAGGCGCCATACAGGCCGTAGGACGTACAGAAACCCCCCATCATGGAAACCAACGTTCGTATCCCTCAAACTTTCGCGCAAGAAATTTCGATGGAAACAACAATCAACTCACCCACGCCGACAACCAGCAGCGAGCAGCCCCATTTCGTCGCCAGGGAAACCAACAACCCCGCCGATATGGTAATGGACAAACTCCCCTCAAGGGACTTTCCGTTTGGGCAAACGTGGAAGATGTTCACGATGTGATCGACCAGCCCATAGAGGACAAGCGTGCCCGGCATTGA
- the LOC115266131 gene encoding uncharacterized protein K02A2.6-like — translation MSAVPKGKDDFRLVVNMRAPNKAIKREYFRLPLIQEMKAQLHGAKFFTKLDLTSAFYHLELAKESRDLTTFLAESGMYRFTRLMFGVNCAPEIFQREMSRILKDIKNVIVYIDDILIFGNSIEDLRRTVAQVLQALRANNLSLNIEKCEFDKERINFLGHELDEQGFHIDEMKIKHIQKFREPTTASELRSFLGLASFISPYIRNFADITSPLWEVATTKTWTWGPVQSTAFEVVKSKIVRSTVALGYFSDKDRTILYTDASPNALGAVLVQEGKGNTPRIISFASKALTATEKRYAQNQREALGAVWAVEYFSYYLLGRHFTLRTDAKGVAFILNRSREDSKRALTRADGWALRLSPYSYTVEYVEGKFNIADPSSRLYTGSDDPFNEAQSPWEIARIEAVATGFLTEEVIRNATADDVTLPQVMEALESEKWTRQLHRYESVAKDLYVKNGMLVKQGCVVIPEALRKKTLEIAHKGHPMTAKLKSILRERVWWPGMPKDAEEWVKSCEACATNGRPEKAIPMERIFAPKTVWETVALDFNGPYARFGGIYILVVLEDIFDHEGFPIHIRTDNGPPFNGEDFSKYCAERGITNVFSTPLFPQQNGLAENCMKLINKAMATAVSVGTDYNDELQSAIKAHNSAAHSITKVPPEELMFGRKIRRWLPLLNPGKVNHDDEKINSRDMKAKLTGKQYEDRRRGAKRSQITPGDTVIIERHSRTKGESRFDPRKYTVTEQNKGNLVLTGPDGQQLKRHVTQTKRVHEWRAPDPTHKDQELAVKRQYSSKDHVRSANSPNLLRT, via the exons ATGTCGGCCGTTCCCAAGGGAAAGGATGACTTTCGCCTTGTTGTGAACATGCGGGCACCGAACAAAGCGATAAAGAGGGAGTATTTTAGGCTTCCATTGATCCAGGAGATGAAAGCCCAACTCCATGGAGCAAAATTTTTTACTAAGCTGGATTTGACGAGCGCCTTTTACCACCTTGAACTGGCAAAAGAATCACGAGATTTAACAACATTTCTTGCTGAAAGTGGTATGTACCGCTTCACAAGATTGATGTTCGGCGTCAACTGTGCCCCCGAAATATTTCAGCGGGAGATGAGCCGTATACTGAAAGACATAAAGAATGTTATCGTCTACATAGATGACATTTTGATTTTCGGTAACAGCATCGAAGACCTCCGCAGAACCGTTGCCCAAGTTCTACAGGCATTGAGAGCCAATAACCTATCATTGAACATTGAGAAATGCGAATTCGACAAGGAACGCATCAACTTCTTGGGACATGAATTGGACGAACAAGGGTTCCATATCGACGAGATGAAAATTAAGCACATCCAAAAATTCCGTGAACCAACAACTGCCTCCGAACTCCGTAGCTTTTTGGGCTTGGCATCCTTCATAAGCCCTTACATAAGAAACTTCGCCGACATCACCAGCCCACTATGGGAAGTCGCAACAACCAAAACATGGACCTGGGGACCAGTTCAATCAACTGCTTTCGAAGTCGTCAAATCAAAAATAGTAAGAAGCACGGTTGCTCTTGGGTACTTCTCTGACAAAGATAGAACTATACTCTACACGGACGCATCCCCAAATGCTCTTGGCGCGGTCCTGGTGCAAGAAGGCAAGGGCAATACCCCACGCATTATAAGCTTTGCTTCCAAGGCCTTGACTGCAACGGAAAAGCGATATGCCCAAAATCAGCGGGAAGCGCTAGGCGCCGTATGGGCCGTCGAATACTTTTCGTATTATCTGTTAGGTCGACACTTCACGCTACGAACCGACGCAAAGGGTGTTGCGTTTATTTTAAACCGTTCTCGAGAAGATTCAAAGAGAGCCCTTACCAGAGCGGACGGCTGGGCTTTAAGGCTTAGCCCATACAGTTATACAGTAGAATACGTGGAGGGTAAGTTCAACATAGCTGATCCGTCATCCCGCCTGTATACTGGAAGCGATGATCCGTTCAACGAGGCACAGAGTCCATGGGAAATAGCAAGAATTGAAGCCGTTGCGACAGGTTTTTTGACAGAAGAGGTCATACGGAACGCAACTGCTGATGACGTTACCCTTCCTCAGGTAATGGAAGCCCTCGAATCCGAAAAATGGACAAGGCAACTGCACCGATACGAATCAGTCGCCAAAGACCTTTACGTCAAGAACGGGATGTTAGTCAAACAAGGATGTGTGGTTATCCCAGAAGCGTTACGCAAGAAAACATTGGAAATCGCGCACAAAGGTCACCCCATGACGGCTAAACTGAAGAGCATTCTCCGAGAGCGCGTTTGGTGGCCAGGAATGCCTAAAGACGCAGAAGAATGGGTAAAATCCTGTGAAGCTTGTGCCACAAACGGAAGACCGGAAAAGGCTATCCCCATGGAGCGTATCTTTGCCCCGAAGACCGTCTGGGAAACCGTTGCCCTGGACTTTAATGGGCCATACGCAAGATTTGGTGGAATCTACATATTGGT GGTGTTGGAAGACATTTTCGATCATGAGGGATTTCCTATCCACATAAGGACCGATAATGGTCCCCCATTTAATGGAGAGGATTTCAGCAAGTACTGCGCAGAACGTGGCATAACGAACGTGTTTTCCACCCCGTTGTTCCCGCAGCAAAACGGCCTGGCAGAAAACTGCATGAAACTTATCAACAAGGCAATGGCTACCGCAGTATCTGTCGGAACTGACTACAACGATGAACTCCAGTCAGCAATCAAAGCCCACAACTCGGCGGCTCATTCAATAacaaaagttcctccggaagaACTAATGTTCGGGCGTAAGATACGGCGATGGCTTCCCCTTCTGAATCCTGGTAAGGTGAACCACGATGACGAAAAGATTAACTCAAGGGACATGAAGGCCAAACTAACCGGAAAGCAATACGAGGACCGACGTCGAGGCGCGAAACGTTCCCAAATCACTCCGGGGGATACTGTTATCATTGAACGGCACTCACGTACGAAAGGggaaagtcgatttgaccccagaAAATACACCGTCACGGAACAGAACAAAGGGAACCTGGTGCTTACGGGACCTGATGGCCAACAGCTGAAAAGACATGTCACACAAACTAAACGGGTTCATGAATGGCGTGCTCCGGATCCCACCCACAAAGATCAGGAACTAGCAGTGAAACGCCAA TATTCCTCGAAGGACCACGTACGCTCCGCCAACTCGCCGAACTTGCTACGAACCTAG